The Lonchura striata isolate bLonStr1 chromosome 33, bLonStr1.mat, whole genome shotgun sequence genomic interval TTCGTCACCTTCGCCGCCAAGGAGGGCAGGAAGGGGACGCTGACGGCCGGCGAGTTCAAGGAGCTGGTGCGGCTCCAGCTGCCCAACCTGATGAAGGTGAGGGGAGCCGCAGCAGCAGCGCGGGGTCCCCGGGGGTCCCCCTGACCCGTGGGGCTGCTCCCGGTGCCCCGGGGGTTTGCAGTCGTGCCCGTCCCGCTCTCTGGGGGCTGGCGAGCGGCCGAGCCTCCCTGgcgggtgctgcccgcaggACGTGCCCTCGCTGGAGGAGAAGATGAGCGAGCTGGACGTGAACAACGACGAGGAGCTGAGATTTGGGGAGTACTGGCGGCTGATCGGGGAGCTGGCCAAGGCCGTGCGGAGGGACAAAGCGGGGAAGAAGTGACGGGGCCGCTGCGGGGACTCGGCCGACGTGCGGCAAATAAAAGAGGTTTCCCTGAGCCTGAGCATCGCTGCTGTTCTTGGTGGGGGGCTCCTGATTTGAGCCcccatctcctcctcccccgTGGTGGCCACGCTGGGGCCGGCCCAGCCCAGGCGTGCTGGCTTGGGGTCACTCCGTGGCT includes:
- the S100A13 gene encoding protein S100-A13; amino-acid sequence: MAAAELPEPSEPSELTELEAAIERIVTVFVTFAAKEGRKGTLTAGEFKELVRLQLPNLMKDVPSLEEKMSELDVNNDEELRFGEYWRLIGELAKAVRRDKAGKK